In Nocardioides cavernae, a single genomic region encodes these proteins:
- a CDS encoding M1 family metallopeptidase encodes MTHHRVRGVLAAALSLSVLAACSGESAGTEERQDPPPAAASSDSEAPDDERSDGPASGPVVSEPEEPDLDLAVSTPREDSVYPAVGDPRVDALHYELDLTWEPDAEHLTGEAVITFRAARTAPRFQLDLGSGLTVGEVALDGEPIPFARRGKDLVLRAPIEEDQRYELSLDYVGTPEPAPAPTTRGDFSTIGFTVTRKGEVWTMQEPYGAYTWYPVNDQPSDKALYDITVHAPSEWTGISNGELTELTSDADGTTTSWQLDEPASSYLITLGIGDYVHSSNTSDGGLRVDYWTPRGMKRPLDSIKTAAATVDWVETRLGDYPFDSLGLVVTDSQSAMETQTMVTLGTNDYVLSPQVIAHEIVHQWYGDQVSPSDWRDVWLNEGMTMLLQWVYEDEHGLRPLRQSVRLARSADQQLRDEFGPPGAYDPRQFGSSNIYYTPALMWNELRQDLGDDEFYAGARSWLADRDNTSVSREQIYDHWEKETGRELSAFFDRWIMGQRTPAPGVPQG; translated from the coding sequence GTGACGCACCACCGCGTCCGCGGGGTGCTGGCGGCGGCCCTCTCCCTCTCCGTCCTGGCTGCGTGCTCGGGTGAGTCCGCCGGCACCGAGGAGCGGCAGGACCCGCCTCCCGCCGCCGCGTCCTCGGACAGCGAGGCGCCCGACGACGAGAGGTCGGACGGTCCCGCCTCCGGACCGGTGGTGAGCGAGCCGGAGGAGCCCGACCTCGACCTCGCCGTGTCGACGCCGCGCGAGGACAGCGTCTACCCCGCTGTCGGCGACCCGCGCGTCGACGCGCTGCACTACGAGCTCGACCTGACCTGGGAGCCCGACGCCGAGCACCTCACCGGCGAAGCGGTCATCACCTTCCGTGCGGCCCGGACGGCCCCACGGTTCCAGCTCGACCTCGGGTCGGGCCTCACCGTCGGCGAGGTCGCCCTCGATGGCGAGCCGATCCCCTTCGCCCGTCGCGGCAAGGACCTCGTGCTGCGCGCGCCGATCGAGGAGGACCAGCGCTACGAGCTCAGCCTCGACTACGTCGGCACGCCCGAGCCCGCCCCCGCCCCGACCACGCGAGGCGACTTCAGCACGATCGGCTTCACGGTGACCCGCAAGGGCGAGGTGTGGACGATGCAGGAGCCCTACGGCGCCTACACCTGGTACCCCGTCAACGACCAGCCGTCCGACAAGGCGCTCTACGACATCACCGTCCACGCCCCGTCGGAGTGGACCGGCATCTCCAACGGCGAGCTCACCGAGCTCACCAGCGACGCGGACGGCACGACCACGTCCTGGCAGCTCGACGAGCCGGCGTCGTCGTACCTCATCACGCTCGGGATCGGCGACTACGTCCACAGCAGCAACACCTCCGACGGCGGGCTGCGGGTGGACTACTGGACCCCGCGAGGCATGAAGCGTCCGCTCGACTCGATCAAGACCGCGGCCGCGACGGTCGACTGGGTCGAGACCCGGCTCGGCGACTACCCGTTCGACTCCCTCGGCCTCGTCGTCACCGACTCGCAGAGCGCGATGGAGACCCAGACGATGGTCACGCTCGGCACCAACGACTACGTCCTCTCGCCGCAGGTCATCGCCCACGAGATCGTCCACCAGTGGTACGGCGACCAGGTCTCGCCGTCGGACTGGCGCGACGTCTGGCTCAACGAGGGCATGACGATGCTGCTGCAGTGGGTCTACGAGGACGAGCACGGCCTCCGGCCGCTGCGCCAGAGCGTGCGCCTCGCCCGCTCCGCCGACCAGCAGCTGCGCGACGAGTTCGGTCCGCCCGGCGCCTACGACCCGCGCCAGTTCGGCAGCTCCAACATCTACTACACGCCCGCGCTGATGTGGAACGAGCTCCGCCAGGACCTCGGCGACGACGAGTTCTACGCCGGCGCCCGCTCGTGGCTGGCCGACCGCGACAACACCTCGGTGTCGCGCGAGCAGATCTACGACCACTGGGAGAAGGAGACCGGGCGCGAGCTGTCGGCGTTCTTCGACCGCTGGATCATGGGGCAGCGGACGCCGGCGCCCGGGGTGCCGCAGGGCTGA
- a CDS encoding RNA polymerase sigma factor — protein MDYSGDPGDALAPDDIDELARRAQDGDRDALELLLAAVRPRVLNICRGVLPYSGDAEDACQEAMLNVATKIASWGGRGRFTTWLHIVSVNSARTTYRRLKNLATPTDFEDGAHDRPDPRTTSVIAGTRLDLLEAMETIEKEHPQFVEPLLLRDVYGLPYDEIALLVDAPLGTVKAQIHHGRKLARPLLRGER, from the coding sequence GTGGACTATTCGGGGGACCCGGGCGACGCGCTGGCGCCAGACGACATCGACGAGCTCGCGCGGCGCGCCCAGGACGGCGACCGTGACGCGCTCGAGCTGCTGCTCGCCGCGGTGCGCCCGCGGGTGCTGAACATCTGCCGCGGGGTGCTTCCCTACTCGGGGGACGCCGAGGACGCCTGCCAGGAGGCGATGCTCAACGTCGCCACCAAGATCGCGTCGTGGGGCGGTCGCGGCCGGTTCACCACCTGGCTGCACATCGTGTCGGTCAACAGCGCGCGCACGACGTACCGCCGGCTGAAGAACCTCGCCACGCCGACCGACTTCGAGGACGGCGCGCACGACCGTCCCGATCCGCGCACCACCAGCGTCATCGCGGGCACCCGGCTCGACCTGCTCGAGGCGATGGAGACCATCGAGAAGGAGCACCCCCAGTTCGTCGAGCCGCTGCTGCTGCGCGACGTCTACGGCCTGCCGTACGACGAGATCGCCCTGCTCGTCGACGCACCGCTCGGCACCGTCAAGGCGCAGATCCACCACGGCCGCAAGCTCGCCCGGCCGCTGCTGCGCGGTGAGCGGTGA
- a CDS encoding serine/threonine-protein kinase, producing the protein MSAPSRLGRYPVRRRIGSGAFATVWLAYDEHLDSAVAIKVLADNWAGDHHIRQRFLEEGRFLRKVESPHVVTVYDAGELEDERPYLVMAYADQGTLADLIELSPLTRSQAVSVITQVGRGLTALHDRGVLHRDVKPANVLFRTVENGRGAHIVAMLGDLGLGKAMDMSSRLTMAGGTPSYVAPEQALGEGLDARADQFSLAALSYHLLTGRQPYAHASLAAAENPAPPAPMEIDEPAVEEVVLRGLAKDREDRFPDVAAFTAALVEAVGEPVDETPATWVPADPDLTRAAASTEATGVAGDPSPGPRSRRRRWPWVAAAVLALTTGTGAGWALERTAASEVTVKDSTGTVFVTVPSSWARQVDPEQWVPFEGRAEQASVAAGTRSGWNSDDDPGEGVFVGVLPGDRLPSRVPGHPECSVQRGPYFDERGDDDYMTVFFSGCPGVDLTVERVIRVNQNQLLWVQIRTDDRGIANRVLDSVRASGI; encoded by the coding sequence GTGTCCGCTCCCTCTCGTCTCGGTCGTTACCCGGTGCGCCGTCGCATCGGGTCAGGAGCGTTCGCGACGGTCTGGCTCGCCTACGACGAGCACCTCGACAGCGCGGTCGCCATCAAGGTCCTCGCCGACAACTGGGCCGGCGACCACCACATCCGCCAGCGCTTCCTCGAGGAGGGCCGCTTCCTCCGCAAGGTGGAGTCGCCCCACGTCGTGACCGTCTACGACGCCGGCGAGCTGGAGGACGAGCGCCCCTACCTCGTGATGGCGTACGCCGACCAGGGCACGCTGGCCGACCTCATCGAGCTCTCCCCACTGACGCGGTCGCAGGCGGTGTCGGTGATCACGCAGGTCGGCCGTGGGCTCACCGCCCTCCACGACCGCGGCGTGCTGCACCGCGACGTGAAGCCCGCCAACGTGCTGTTCCGCACCGTGGAGAACGGACGCGGCGCACACATCGTGGCGATGCTCGGCGACCTCGGCCTCGGCAAGGCGATGGACATGTCCTCACGGCTCACCATGGCCGGCGGCACCCCCTCCTACGTGGCCCCCGAGCAGGCCCTCGGCGAGGGGCTGGACGCACGAGCCGACCAGTTCTCGCTCGCCGCCCTGAGCTACCACCTGCTGACGGGTCGCCAGCCCTACGCCCACGCGAGCCTCGCGGCCGCCGAGAACCCCGCTCCGCCCGCGCCGATGGAGATCGATGAGCCGGCCGTGGAGGAGGTGGTCCTCCGCGGCCTCGCCAAGGACCGCGAGGACCGGTTCCCGGACGTCGCGGCGTTCACTGCGGCCCTCGTGGAGGCCGTGGGCGAGCCGGTGGACGAGACGCCAGCGACCTGGGTCCCGGCCGACCCCGACCTGACCCGCGCCGCCGCCAGCACCGAGGCGACCGGGGTTGCCGGCGACCCGTCACCAGGTCCTCGCTCACGCCGTCGTCGATGGCCGTGGGTGGCGGCCGCCGTCCTGGCCCTCACCACAGGAACCGGCGCCGGCTGGGCGCTCGAGCGCACCGCCGCCTCCGAGGTGACCGTCAAGGACTCGACCGGCACGGTCTTCGTCACCGTGCCGTCCTCCTGGGCCCGCCAGGTGGACCCCGAGCAGTGGGTCCCGTTCGAGGGCCGCGCCGAGCAGGCATCGGTGGCCGCCGGCACCCGCTCGGGGTGGAACTCCGACGACGACCCCGGCGAGGGGGTCTTCGTCGGCGTCCTGCCCGGCGACCGGTTGCCGTCACGCGTGCCCGGCCACCCCGAGTGCTCGGTCCAGCGCGGCCCCTACTTCGACGAGAGGGGGGACGACGACTACATGACGGTCTTCTTCAGCGGGTGCCCCGGCGTCGACCTCACCGTCGAGCGCGTCATCCGGGTCAACCAGAACCAGCTGCTCTGGGTCCAGATCCGCACCGACGACCGTGGGATCGCCAACCGGGTCCTCGACTCCGTACGGGCCTCCGGAATCTGA